From Plasmodium brasilianum strain Bolivian I chromosome 7, whole genome shotgun sequence, the proteins below share one genomic window:
- a CDS encoding hypothetical protein (conserved Plasmodium protein): MHNSPKTEIIKSNFNFFGSFYSKYAKKKNSHNNRNNSNNSSNSSNSNTRNNSNNSNNDSYNNDLTTNEKSTANENLQNRKHLFGSSKKKDLTIYDNELYAENDEQDLDSNSNNNNKNNSSNKNNRSNKNNSNKNNSNKNNSINKNNSNKINSNSNNSNSNNSNSNNNHNGNSNSNNNSNSNNNNSNRNCYNCVKLFYDNNALFESDLKNGSSLLDKNYFTLSRSSILPAEEYLTCSRNQKMDERIYDNDEYMNNLNNTFHDTSTQNKNIDNVSNLLDSFHNLEYNDDYDTFDIFGINKPLSKKENFTTFGGKGGECTVEYKQGEGEKGEAKEVVKEVAKEEAREEEDGWGKRRKKKIGQSQEREGEGQRNEMIKDPKGEKKGKEKHIEGKENMEEEDLEGKEKVEEKFGKNFGKKEKEEGNIEKATYDENMFYYEKFLLKNFFSKISKFISTNDEGVGEGEGKGEKEGKGEAEGEEQKGKENEDTFINFNNRHESLNSYNSPYEIKEYFDSKIISSNRNYHKNRDNCDSHDNQGNQNMRNIRKMLKNPTDRYRSSARERYDKWENYSVITNKSKYEANAKYRKNDYLINGQHDRDDKNAPLQRKNMQKVNNKKYPEESKSDQNSVRSYSYMKSIDKTNEDSFSNFGIKNVLPRSYRVLPKGEGYGGVGVDDDRGVGRGGRDVDNDRDMGDGIGKILNNGSPRGIHSVNPRKDRRRGATNSSNKRDYYLDDHINDKEKFRKHMKYFSNDNYYLNNVGTSDICRNKEYMQKCYSMLHTIPKMEKENVCVSDDNYDSNSVPPLKKNNLDIENSLFNEKDIIRVCATNSSVMLSKRNYFHNKLNYDNTESCKIGIKKGKNCVNYSFTKNCIFNDELNNTINKSRHKRSPECSEEFIYNTGGSKHSNHCISDIYHDNSRNNMSDNKIGGSKINGSINGGGSTDSPHLNNIMIKKRTFKRKCDEMCKISKKYDLFHDYSLFNSDKQIYDYNKELNIMNGRNSECTCYDSGNDKLKKSVFKSLYREKGNHEHLYENGDVDADVDADVDADVDVDAEVDVDAEVDADEEINEQVNEDVPFLFPSYNRSNIPKFQKNRRKYFNIFNNTSFDYNSDDNLDYSADFSLNHNNDYDWKHLFNRRYNKDRRYLYSNEMKLKRNFSDCRKNIEEEHVPVMRNLEKTKFKNMSQGKNNIWNKFFKKESRNIGKNNYENVRRKDFYQNSLMSTYFDTKLKDNNINGKKSSILTDHNVNLFKGTFRSLPNINSLNEHIWNNKYSGHNDSANNDSANNDSANNDSANNDSANNDSANNDSANNDSANNYSANNYSANNDNSNNNNTDAHYYRSKHKSGELFSLKNVRDDFSYHRYNNIPSSPTGIPSSSSSAAAVTRMGNATSDCHMMSRQKVSVCKKIEIVKKNEVNSKRKLIDHLRTNVLLNKYFQQFNNSVFQNNDNNISNSTGSNIGNNIISRTTNNMGNRVSYRTTNNAGNRIGSSASSNASSNASINKVFNNYNSSNYSSKNFRESPSKFYGFDKMSKIRNLKTQNEIINFHEVEKNNSTMLGLLPLEKKNRKFSDRNNVVSWRNCNNNNGIISGNICNDGGNICKGKMNENKYIIYKKLNNGNKNKKFMNNIIDLDDLYGKNGALYEQSSDYDRKKEKMMKNKNAILNFYNEIGNRDRSVNPILSLEKKKDDQMVSYIIDVEKAYENKYLLYDDDNCAINRRNNFNLNGAMNSNMRINMNSSVKNSVNNHINSSINKCINSCVNNNINSTICNNINSDSISCVHLEKRKNEKKKFNVVHDLNRGGRGEHIMYNDHKRMIENYKESTFKAHAQNLSSTSLKYKKVNKFYIQERRMNSNIAQRCPNKNIKKSTMFYKYDIHHRNDVRDDISDDESLSGSINASDDRSSDDGRDGKKCFPQYKYLKCNDALGKKNTHGNLLHCSKKKIEEMSDKENEYYMYNKYNFSAKKNKNNKYNYSYNYSDNTLCNKNELEKISQIENIISKKMKLGKISGAQRGNSKKRTTSTTNNNNDDDDDSNNNINNNNDNIKSYNSNRNRNNYNGNNYSNNYGNNYGNNHSNNYSNNYSNNYSCDNNNNSNNNNEDDESDIYNNIEFDRIKVHNILAGTINLENKDESIINNILELERRKYTINCIMEKLRRRENDIEYISDIEKEIKNKMNANIYDLYSDKTTYNIYNTKMCVNYFLEEKMHSQENKEFIKNFFVEKKNTKNIYFMQVFKKNKNKDKKNGKKKNLCFPNGKDHTNNGIEENASSKEKAEEEQIGTAKQQQNGGKSDRQQNNGISEEEKLSLSAASSSCSAAVNQLLEVEGESYKENTIVGKKEAKEAKELGESEKIGDTEDITSNTREGKEIDGGKYNSENKMNYFNYKINFIKHKFYIFEKDENKKEDSNNLISNINDQVEKNTDENLDLLVDDSVNNFSQNEKCLKEQNEEIKVTYTGEEEAEWKGTCQKVEQERKQLGEEMTNVHSNLAKIGQGGVGEGVREGGSNYEELDYEDEQYNLIEDVIGIDKELDEKKRDTDPSSEFEEQDMNEDIVEANGGNLKIFGKLRNLEKLENIENDKHKFVHFPMQEHIYAVRKNEESYIHMGDEDEEDDIDEYDDEDDDEDEEEEEDEEEEEEDEEDEEKNENGNKNEDDNDNEKEIKINKETVKQEIVNVEGQQNGVAVDVEEGTKPKEQKNIFTEEKQLTVKKECEEGNEDNVVAKGKEVKGIENNVYSCIDCDEVEIEKQEQKQEQKQKKKNGEDDMKEEDKEQKKIEEVIEIFEEEQNQKKGNFKIKVEDEFEEVIEKRSCTKYKDKHTNRIKNYYNYEDLKKEYEEKQYSNNTNNNSRGSIIRCKKEECYEEDDDIEEVYNNYKHFFEKNNFKKDLIHRSNDRSSNNNNNGNSNQSISINNNNTFFTQKESFGKNTTCTPSSSLGNINGKNILIKDMLHENNQYVHDYCDIEDSLKYKMLGQKQKYRIEKIKKKIKKNKKLTKEDFKVLSELLHHKFLLNEINAIGNYQVSYKNYFDILELEEYKLRKDILNMYCECLSIGLTTQEKEFLTEFQLLMPDVNIMDDKNILYILRHSKNEKKCVFKYFLEKKDKL, from the coding sequence ATGCATAACTCACCAAAAactgaaataataaaaagcaattttaatttttttgggTCATTTTATTCCAagtatgcaaaaaaaaaaaacagtcaTAACAACAGAAATAACAGCAATAACAGTAGCAACAGCAGTAACAGCAATACCAgaaataatagcaataacaGCAATAATGACAGTTATAATAATGATCTAACTACGAATGAGAAATCAACGGCAAATGAAAATTTGCAAAACAGAAAGCACCTTTTTGGAtcgagtaaaaaaaaagatctcACAATCTATGATAATGAATTGTATGCAGAGAATGATGAACAAGACTTAGACTCAAACAgcaacaacaataataaaaataatagcagtaataaaaataatagaagtaataaaaataatagtaataaaaataatagtaataaaaataatagtattaataaaaataatagtaataaaattaatagcaatagtaataatagcaatagtaataatagcaatagtaataataatcataatggtaatagtaacagtaacaacaacagtaatagtaacaataataatagcaatagaAACTGTTATAACTGtgtgaaattattttatgacaATAATGCACTGTTTGAAAGTGACCTAAAAAATGGTAGCAGCTTATTAGATAAGAACTATTTTACATTATCACGGTCATCTATATTACCAGCAGAGGAATATTTAACTTGTTCAAGAAACCAAAAAATGGATGAAAGAATATACGACAATGATGAATAcatgaataatttaaataacacTTTTCATGATACCTCAacgcaaaataaaaatatagataatgTTTCTAATTTACTAGACTCCTTTCATAATTTAGAATATAATGATGATTATGACACCTTTGACATATTTGGCATAAATAAGCCTTTgtcaaaaaaggaaaatttcaCAACGTTTGGAGGTAAAGGGGGGGAATGTACCGTTGAGTATAAACAAGGGGAGGGAGAAAAGGGAGAAGCAAAAGAAGTGGTAAAAGAGGTGGCAAAGGAAGAGGCAAGAGAAGAAGAAGATGGATggggaaaaagaagaaaaaaaaaaataggtcAGTCTCAAGAAAGAGAAGGAGAAGGGCAGAGAAATGAAATGATAAAAGATCCAAAAGgagagaaaaaaggaaaggaaaaacacatagaaggaaaagaaaatatggaAGAGGAAGATTTAGAAGGGAAAGAAAAAGTAGAAgaaaaatttggaaaaaattttggtaaaaaagaaaaggaagaaggTAATATTGAAAAAGCCACATATGATGAAAACATGTTTTACTATGAGAAattcttattaaaaaattttttttcgaaaatttcaaaatttatatcaACTAATGATGAAGGAGTAGGAGAGGGTGAGGGAAAGGGAGAAAAGGAAGGGAAAGGGGAAGCAGAAGGAGaagaacaaaaaggaaaagaaaatgaggacacatttataaatttcaaCAATCGACATGAAAGCCTGAATTCGTACAATTCTCCTTACGAGATAAAGGAATATTTCGACAGTAAAATAATTAGCAGCAATCGAAACTATCACAAAAACAGAGACAACTGTGACAGCCACGACAACCAGGGAAATCAGAATATGCGCAACATTCGAAAGATGTTAAAAAATCCTACTGATAGATATAGAAGTAGCGCAAGGGAAAGATACGACAAATGGGAAAACTACTCTgttataacaaataaatccAAATACGAGGCAAATGCTAAATATAGGAAGAATGATTACTTGATAAATGGACAACATGATAGAGATGATAAAAATGCCCCTCTCCAAAGAAAGAATATgcaaaaagtaaataataaaaaatatccaGAGGAAAGTAAAAGCGACCAGAACTCTGTTAGAAGCTATTCATATATGAAAAGTATAGACAAAACGAATGAAGATTCGTTTAGCAATTTTGGTATCAAGAATGTTTTACCAAGGAGCTATCGAGTTTTACCTAAGGGAGAGGGTTACGGGGGGGTAGGAGTGGACGATGATAGGGGGGTTGGTAGAGGTGGCAGAGATGTTGACAATGACAGAGATATGGGTGATGGTATTGGAAAGATACTGAACAATGGTAGTCCGAGAGGTATCCACAGTGTGAACCCAAGGAAGGATCGAAGAAGGGGAGCTACAAACAGTTCAAATAAAAGAGATTATTATTTAGACGACCATATAAATGACAAGGAAAAGTTTAGAAaacatatgaaatatttttcaaatgataattattatttaaataatgtagGTACTTCTGATATTTGTCGTAATAAAGAATACATGCAGAAATGTTATTCAATGTTACACACCATAccaaaaatggaaaaagaaaatgtatgTGTTAGTGATGACAATTATGATAGTAATAGTGTACCACcattaaagaaaaacaatTTAGATATAGAAAACTCTTTGTTCAATGAGAAAGATATCATAAGAGTTTGTGCTACTAACAGTTCTGTCATGTTatcaaaaagaaattattttcataacaaattaaattatgaCAATACTGAATCGTGTAAAATAGGCATTAAGAAAGGGAAGAACTGTgttaattattcatttacaaaaaattgtatttttaatgacgagttaaataatactattaaTAAAAGCAGGCATAAGAGAAGCCCAGAATGTTCAGAggagtttatatataatactggAGGAAGTAAACACAGCAACCACTGTATTAGCGACATTTACCATGATAATAGTCGTAACAATATGAGCGACAATAAAATAGGAggtagtaaaataaatggtAGTATTAACGGAGGGGGTAGTACTGACAGTccacatttaaataatattatgattAAAAAGAGAACATTTAAAAGGAAGTGTGACGAAATGTGCAAGATAAGTAAGAAATATGACCTTTTCCATGATTATAGCTTATTTAACAGCGATAAGCAAATTTATGATTACAATAAGGAACTAAATATAATGAACGGAAGGAACTCGGAATGCACGTGTTATGATTCGGGAAATGATAAGTTAAAGAAAAGTGTTTTTAAGAGCCTATATAGGGAAAAAGGTAATCATGAgcatttatatgaaaatggGGATGTTGATGCGGATGTTGACGCGGATGTTGATGCGGATGTTGATGTTGATGCGGAAGTTGATGTTGATGCGGAAGTTGATGCGGATGAGGAGATAAATGAACAAGTGAATGAAGATGtaccatttttatttccaagTTATAATCGCTCTAATATTccaaaatttcaaaaaaatagaagaaaatattttaacatttttaataacactTCCTTTGATTACAATAGTGACGACAACTTGGACTACAGTGCGGACTTTAGTCTTAACCACAATAACGACTATGATTGGAAGCATTTATTTAATCGACGTTACAACAAAGATCGTCGTTACCTGTATAGCAATGAAATGAAGTTAAAGAGAAATTTTTCGGACTGTAGGAAAAATATCGAAGAAGAACACGTACCAGTTATGCGAAATTTGGAAAagacaaaatttaaaaatatgtcccaaggaaaaaacaatatttggaataaattttttaaaaaagagagCAGAAATATTgggaaaaataattatgaaaatgttAGAAGAAAGgatttttatcaaaatagCTTAATGAGTACTTATTTTGacacaaaattaaaagataataatataaatgggaaaaaatcATCAATTTTAACGGACCACAATGTGAATCTCTTCAAGGGTACGTTTAGGTCCTTGCCAAATATTAACAGTTTGAATGAGCACATTTGGAATAACAAATACAGTGGTCACAACGACAGTGCAAATAACGACAGTGCAAACAACGACAGTGCAAACAACGACAGTGCAAACAACGACAGTGCAAACAACGACAGTGCAAACAACGACAGTGCAAACAACGACAGTGCAAATAACTACAGTGCAAATAACTACAGTGCAAATAACGacaacagtaataataataacactGACGCGCATTACTACCGCAGTAAACACAAATCCGGGGAATTGTTTAGCTTAAAGAATGTGCGCGATGATTTCAGTTATCATCGCTACAACAACATTCCGAGTTCTCCCACGGGTATACCGTCTTCATCATCTTCAGCTGCTGCCGTTACCAGAATGGGAAATGCTACAAGTGATTGCCATATGATGAGTAGGCAGAAAGTAAgtgtatgtaaaaaaatagaaatagttaaaaaaaatgaagtaaattcaaaaagaaaattaattgATCATTTGCGCACCAATGTattattaaacaaatatttccAGCAGTTTAACAACTctgtttttcaaaataatgataataatatcagCAACAGTACTGGAAGTAATATcggaaataatattattagtcGTACTACCAATAATATGGGCAATCGTGTTAGCTATCGTACTACCAATAACGCGGGAAATCGTATTGGCAGTAGTGCAAGCAGTAACGCGAGCAGTAATGCGAGCATAAATAAAGTTTTCAACAATTACAATAGTAGCAATTATAGTAGTAAAAATTTTCGTGAGTCACCGTCTAAGTTTTATGGCTTCGACAAAATGAGTAAAAttagaaatttaaaaacGCAAAACGAAATAATCAATTTTCATgaagtagaaaaaaataattcaacaATGCTGGGTTTATTACcattggaaaaaaaaaatagaaaattttcGGATAGGAATAATGTGGTCAGTTGGAGGAACTGCAATAATAACAATGGCATTATTAGCGGAAATATATGTAACGATGGTGGAAACATATGTAAGggaaaaatgaatgaaaataaatacataatttacaaaaaattaaataatggaaataaaaacaaaaaatttatgaataatattatcgACCTGGATGatttatatggaaaaaatggtGCACTTTATGAACAGTCGTCAGATTATGATagaaagaaggaaaaaatgatgaaaaataaaaatgctatattaaatttttacaacGAAATAGGAAATAGGGATAGAAGTGTTAACCCTATATTatctttagaaaaaaaaaaggatgatCAAATGGTTAGTTATATAATAGATGTGGAAAAAgcttatgaaaataaatatttactataTGATGACGATAATTGCGCTATAAACAGAAgaaacaattttaatttaaacgGTGCTATGAACAGTAATATGCGTATTAATATGAACAGTAGTGTAAAAAACAGTGTAAACAATCATATTAATAGTAGTATAAACAAATGTATAAACAGTTGCgtaaataacaatataaatagtactatttgtaataatataaatagtgATAGCATTAGCTGCGTGCATTTggaaaagaggaaaaatgaaaaaaaaaaatttaacgtTGTCCATGATTTAAATAGAGGAGGTAGAGGTGAACATATCATGTATAATGACCACAAAAGGATGATAGAAAATTACAAAGAGAGCACTTTTAAAGCGCATGCGCAAAATTTATCATCAACCTCCCTTAAGTACAAAAAGGTCAATAAGTTTTACATTCAAGAAAGGAGGATGAACAGCAATATTGCACAAAGATGccctaataaaaatataaaaaaaagtactatGTTTTACAAGTATGATATTCACCATAGGAATGATGTACGTGATGATATAAGCGATGACGAAAGTTTAAGCGGGAGTATAAACGCGAGTGATGACCGAAGCAGTGACGACGGCAGAGATGGAAAAAAATGCTTCCCACAATATAAGTATCTTAAGTGTAATGATGCACTAGGAAAGAAGAATACGCATGGAAATTTATTGCATTgcagtaaaaagaaaatagaagaaatgagtgataaagaaaatgagtattatatgtataataaatataatttttctgcaaaaaaaaataaaaataacaaatacaATTACAGTTATAATTACAGTGATAACACTctttgtaataaaaatgaattagaaaaaatatcacaaattgaaaatattatatccaaaaaaatgaaattggGAAAAATATCAGGAGCGCAAAGAGGGAATAGTAAGAAGCGTACTACGTCtactactaataataataacgacGACGATGatgatagtaataacaatattaataacaataatgataacaTTAAAAGCTATAACAGTAATAGGAATaggaataattataatggTAATAACTACAGTAATAACTATGGTAATAACTACGGTAATAATCACAGTAATAACTACAGTAATAACTACAGTAATAACTACAGTTgtgataacaataataatagtaataataacaatgaaGATGATGAAAGTGACATTTATAACAATATTGAATTTGATCGAATTAAAGTACATAATATTCTTGCCGGTACAATAAACCTAGAAAATAAAGATGAgagtataattaataatatactaGAATTAGAAAGACGAAAATATACTATCAATTGtattatggaaaaattaagaagaagagaaaacgatatagaatatattagtgatatagaaaaagaaataaaaaataaaatgaatgcTAATATTTATGATTTATATTCAGATAAGacaacatataatatatataacaccaAAATGTGTGTAAACTATTTCCTTGAGGAGAAAATGCATTCCCAGGAAAACaaagaatttattaaaaattttttcgttgaaaaaaaaaatacaaaaaatatttattttatgcaagtatttaaaaaaaacaaaaataaagataaaaaaaatggaaagaagaaaaatctTTGTTTTCCAAATGGGAAAGATCACACAAATAATGGAATAGAAGAAAATGCTAGCAGTAAGGAAAAAGCGGAGGAGGAACAAATCGGCACAGCAAAACAGCAGCAAAATGGCGGCAAATCAGATAGGCAACAAAATAATGGTATATCAGAGGAGGAAAAGTTATCATTATCAGCTGCTTCCTCATCCTGTTCCGCCGCGGTTAATCAGCTCTTGGAGGTGGAAGGGGAATCATATAAGGAAAACACAATAGTagggaaaaaagaagcaaaagaGGCAAAAGAACTGGGAGAAAGCGAAAAAATTGGTGACACAGAAGATATTACTAGTAATACTCGTGAAGGGAAAGAAATAGATGGAGGAAAATATAACAGTGAGAACAAAATGaactattttaattataaaataaatttcataaagcacaaattttatatttttgaaaaagacGAAAACAAAAAGGAAGATAGTAACAACTTAATTTCGAATATAAATGACCAAGTGGAAAAAAACACAGACGAAAATCTGGACCTCTTAGTGGATGACagtgttaataatttttcccaaaatgaaaaatgctTAAAGGagcaaaatgaagaaataaaggTAACATATACAGGGGAGGAGGAAGCGGAATGGAAGGGAACATGTCAGAAGGTCGAACAAGAGAGGAAACAATTGGGGGAGGAAATGACGAATGTACATAGTAATCTTGCAAAGATAGGACAAGGAGGGGTAGGAGAAGGAGTGAGAGAAGGTGGTAGCAATTATGAGGAGCTTGACTATGAAGATGAACAATATAACCTAATTGAAGATGTAATAGGAATTGATAAAGAACTAGATGAGAAGAAAAGGGATACAGATCCAAGTTCAGAATTTGAAGAACAGGATATGAATGAGGATATTGTAGAAGCAAATGGGggaaatttgaaaatttttggaaaattgagaaatttggaaaaattagaaaatatagaaaatgatAAGCATAAATTCGTACATTTCCCTATGCAAGAACACATATATGCAGTaaggaaaaatgaagaaagtTATATTCATATGGGAGATGAAGATGAGGAGGATGACATTGATGAATATGACGATGAGGATGATGACGAGGATGAGGAGGAAGAAGAGGATGAGGAGGAGGAAGAGGAAGACGAAGAAGACGAAGAGAAAAACGAAAACGGAAACAAAAACGAagatgataatgataatgaaaaggagattaaaataaacaaagagACGGTAAAACAAGAAATAGTAAATGTGGAGGGGCAACAAAATGGTGTTGCCGTTGATGTTGAGGAAGGGACGAAACCCAAAGAgcaaaagaatatttttactgAAGAAAAACAGTTAACTGTGAAGAAGGAATGTGAAGAAGGAAATGAAGATAACGTTGTAGCAAAAGGGAAAGAAGTTAAAGGTATAgaaaataatgtatacaGTTGTATTGACTGTGATGAAGTGGAAATAGAAAAGCAGGAGCAGAAGCAGGAAcagaaacagaaaaaaaagaacggTGAGGACGATATGAAAGAAGAAGATAAAGAACAAAAGAAGATTGAAGAAGTTATTGAAATTTTTGAGGAGGAacaaaatcaaaaaaaaggaaatttcaaaataaaagttgAGGACGAATTTGAAGAAGTAATCGAAAAGAGGAGTTgcacaaaatataaagacaAACACACTAATAGAATTAagaattattacaattatgaagatttaaaaaaggagtaTGAAGAAAAGCAATATAGTAAcaatactaataataatagtagagGTAGTATTATACGctgtaaaaaagaagagtGTTATGAAGAAGATGACGATATAGAGGAggtttataataattataaacatttttttgaaaagaataattttaaaaaggatcTAATACATCGAAGTAATGATAGaagtagtaacaataataacaatggAAATAGTAACCAGAGTAtcagtattaataataataatactttcTTCACACAGAAGGAAAGCTTCGGTAAAAATACTACATGTACGCCTAGCAGCTCGTTGGGAAATATTAacggaaaaaatatattaataaaagatatgCTACATGAGAATAATCAATATGTACATGATTACTGTGATATAGAAGACAGTTTGAAGTACAAAATGTTAggacaaaaacaaaaatatagaattgaaaaaataaaaaaaaaaataaaaaaaaacaaaaagttaACAAAAGAAGACTTTAAAGTTTTATCCGAATTATTAcatcataaatttttactaaatgaaataaatgcAATTGGTAATTATCAAGTTAGTTATAAAAactattttgatatattagaattagaagaatataaattaaggaaggatatattaaatatgtattgtGAATGTTTATCCATTGGATTGACAACACAAGAAAAGGAATTCTTAACTGAGTTTCAACTCCTTATGCCTGATGTAAATATCATGGAcgacaaaaatatattgtatattttgcGACACTcgaagaatgaaaaaaaatgcgtcttcaaatattttttggaaaaaaaggataaactGTAA